From the Streptomyces sp. SN-593 genome, the window CGCGAACCGGGCGGTCGCGGTCGCGGGCGGCACGGCTGCGATCGGCGGTGCCACCGGCGACAACGCCGCGATCGGTGGCGCCATGGGCGGCCACACGGCTGCGATCGGCGCGACCGCGGGCAGAACGCTCGCCGTCACCGCGGTGCTGGCCGCCGCGCTGCTCGGCGCGGCCGCGCCGGTGGCGGCCGCCGGGAGCCCGGCAACCGCGGCGGCCCGACCGCAGCGTGCGGCCGCCCGCCCCGACACGCCGCCGCCGTCCGCGACCCCGGCGGCCCCGTCGCCCTCCGCGCCTCCAGGCGCACAACCCGGTGCGGGGCCGGACACCGGCGCGCGGCCGTCCGCCCCGGGTCCGCAGGGCCCCGTCGGACCGCTGCCTCTCCCCCTGCCCGGAGCCGGCCCCGTCCTGACGCTGCCCGGGTTCCCCCCGGACGCCCCGACCGCCGCCCCCCACCCCGCACCGCCGTCGCGGCCCGAGGCGCCGGTCGGACCGCACGCGCCCGCCGCGCCCCCCGCGACCGCGCCCGGCCCTCCCGCCCCCTTTGCCGCGCCGTCCACCGCCCCCTCGCCCACAGCCTCGGCGCCGGGCGCCGGAGCCCCCGCCGCGCCGCGGCACCCGCGCCGCCCCGTCCGCTCCGCGCGCCCCGCCTCCCCCGCCCCCGGGGCGCCCGCCGCCGGGCGTCCGGCCGGAACCCCGGCCCGGACCCCGCACACGCCCCCGCGCCCGCCCGCGCCGCCCCGGCACGAGGGCGGCCGCACCGGCCCGGCCGCGGCGCCGCCGGGCGCGGACGACGGCGGGGGGAGCGCCGCCACGCCCCTGCCGTCGTCCATGGTGGACGTGTCGCACGCACCGGCCGGGGCCGCGCCGGAGCAGGCCGGCCAGGCGGTCCCGTTCGTGACCGCGGGGCGCCCGGTGCCGCGGGTGCTGCCGCTCGGGGCCGGGCTGGTGCTCGTCGGGCTGGGGCTGGGGTTCCTGGGGTGGCGGCTGCGCCGGCCGTGACGGGGGCGGTCGCCGTACGCCGGCCGCCGCCCCGTCCCGGGGTCGTGGCCCGCGGCTCCGCTGCGGGACAATGGCCGTATGGAGATGCCGAACAACGAACGGTCGCCGGAGAACGCGCAGAACCCGCAGGTCCTGGTCGTGGGGCCGGACGGGATGGCGCTCGGCGGCGCGCTGGGCGAGGGCGAGGAGCCCCGCGAGATCCCGGTGACGGAGATGGTCGAGCAGCCGGCCAAGGTGATGCGGATCGGCAGCATGATCAAGCAGCTCCTGGAGGAAGTGCGGGCGGCTCCTCTCGACGAGGCCAGCCGGGTGCGGCTGAAGGAGATCCACGCCAGCTCCGTCAAGGAACTGGAGGCGGGGCTGGCCCCCGAACTGGTCGAGGAACTGGAGCGGCTGTCGCTGCCGTTCACGAACGAGAGCGTGCCCAGCGAGGCGGAGCTGCGGATCGCGCAGGCCCAGCTCGTGGGCTGGCTGGAAGGGCTCTTCCACGGCATCCAGACCGCGCTGTTCGCCCAGCAGATGGCCGCGCGCGCCCAGTTGGAGCAGATGCGGCGCGCCCTGCCGCCCGGCGCGGCCGGCCACGACGAGGAGCCCCAGGGCCCGGCGGGCCGCTCGGGCGGCCCGTACCTGTAGGGCCTGTGTCCCAGGTCCCCCGCACGTGTGAAGGGGCCGGACCTGACGGCGTCCGCCGTCAGGTCCGGCCCCTTCACACGTGCGGGCGGGCGCGGCGCCGGCGCCGCCCGCCGGGGTCAGTCCGAGCTCTTGCCCGTCGACACCCAGATGGTGACCGGCCCGTCGGTCTTCGGGTCGTAGTCGTCGTCGGCGGACGGCGACTGGCTCGTCACCGAGCCCTTGCCCCACAACTGCTCGTTGGTGTGCTTGATGGTGTACTTCCAGCCCGCGGCGTTCATGCAGGCGACCACCGAGTCGACGTAGTCGGTGTGGAAGTCCGGCATCGTGGCGACGTCCGGCTTGTCGGGGTTGATGAAGTCGTTGTGGGCGTCGGTGCACTCGTCGGTCTCGATGGTGCGGGTCTGGTCGCCCTGGACCACGTCGTCCGTCGCGGAGGCGCTGGCGCTCGCCGAGGAGGTGGTCCGCTCGGCCGGGGTGGTCGTGTGGTCCGCGGTGGTGCCGCCGCCACTGTCGCCGCCGCCGGTCATGGCGACGACCACGCCGATGATCACCGCGATGGCGACCACGGCCACCACCACGCCCACCACCATCGGGGTGTTCGACCTGCCGCCGCCGCGGCCGCCGTTCGGCGCGCCGATGCCGCCGCCGGGGCCGCCGGGGCCGTTCATGGGGTGCTGCTGCGGCACCGGGGCGGGGGCGAGGTTGTACGCGGGGGTGGGCGGCGGGGTCCGCGCGCCCTGCTGCGGGTAGCCGTACGCCGACGGGGGCGGCGAGGTCGGACCGTATCCCTGCGGCTGCGGGGTCGGCGCGTAGGGCGTTCGGACCTGCGGCTGCGGGGTCCGCACCTGCCCGGGCTGGGCCGGGAAGACCGACTGGGCGACGCCCTCGCCGCGGTTGCCGCCCATCGGGTTGCCGGTGATCACCGGCATGGCGCCGCTCTGCGTGGCGGACAGCACCCGGTCGATCTCGTCGTGCATCACGTCGGCGGTCGGGAAGCGCTCGGCCGGGTTCTTGCGCAGGGCGCGCGCGATCAGCGCGTCGATGGCCGGGCCCAGCGCCTGGTTCACCGAGGAGGGGACCGGCGGGGTCTCCTGGACGTGCTGGTAGGCCATGGCCAGCGGCGAGTCCGCGTCGAACGGCAGCCGTCCGGTGAGGAGTTCGAAGAGCATGCAGCCGACCGAGTACAGGTCGGAGCGCTCGTCCACGCCGCGCCCGAGCGCCTGCTCGGGCGAGAGGTACTGCGGGGTGCCGACCACCATGCCGGTCTGCGTCATCGAGGTCACGCCGGACTGCATGGCGCGCGCGATGCCGAAGTCCATCACCTTGACCACGCCGCGCTTGGTGACCATCACGTTGCCCGGCTTGATGTCCCGGTGCACCAAGCCCATCTCGTGGCTGACCGCGAGCGCGGCCAGCACGTCGCCGGTGACCTTCAGCGCCTTGTCCGCGGGCATCGCGCCGAACCGGGCGACGTCCGCGGCCAGCACGTCGCCGAGCGGCTGTCCCTCGACGTACTCCATCACGATGTACGGCACCACCTGGCCGTCGATCGTGTCCTCGCCGGAATCGAAGACCGAGACGATGTTGGTGTGGTTGAGTTTGGCGACGGACTGGGCCTCGCGGCGGAAGCGCTCGCGGAACGACTGCTCGGTGCCGAGGTTCGTGTGGAGGGTCTTGACGGCCACCGGCCGGTCCAGCACCGTGTCATGGGCCAGGTGCACGGAAGCCATCCCGCCCTGCCCGAGCAGATCGCGCAGTACGTACCGTCCGCCGCCGACCGAGCGCCCCGTGAAACCGCCCTGTGTGGCGTCCCCGCTCATCAGTACCGCTACCCCCATGAAGGTGAACCGGGACAGGCCAGTCCCCGAGCTGTGCCCGCCAAGTCTCGCTTATCGCACGTGCACGTCAAGTTCGTTGACCATCTCGTCACCTGATACGCATGGTCCGCGCACAATGCGGTGACCTCTGTACGGCAGTCGGACGGGGACCGATCGCGCAACCGAAAAGCGGTACGGTGGCGCACCAGAACAGCGACAACAGCGACGCGCGCACGACAGGCTCGCACCACATGGCTCGCACGACATGGACGGACGACGAGGACTGATGGTCGACCCGAACGAGACGGCCGCCGGCATCGGAGCGTCGGAGGCAGCTGGTCCCTGGGGCCCCGGAGCCGTGATCGGCGACGGCCGCTACCGGCTGACCGGACGACTGGGCCGCGGCGGCATGGCCGAGGTCTTCGCGGCGGAGGACGTCCGCCTCGGCCGGACCGTCGCCGTCAAGCTGCTGCGCAGCGACCTCGCCGAGGACCAGGTGGCCCGGGCCCGCTTCACCCGCGAGGCCCAGTCGGTGGCCGGCCTCAACCACCACGCGGTGGTCGCGGTCTACGACAGCGGCGAGGACGTCACCCGCACGGGAACCGTCCCCTACATCGTGATGGAGCTGGTCGAGGGCCACACCATCAAGGAACTGCTGACCGGGCCCACCCCGCCGCCGGTCGACCAGGCGCTGCTGATCGTCTCCGGCGTGCTGGACGCGCTGGCCTACAGCCACCAGCACGGCATCGTGCACCGCGACATCAAGCCCGCGAACGTCATCATCACCAGCACGGGCGCGGTCAAGGTGATGGACTTCGGCATCGCCCGCGCGCTGCACGGCGCGGCCAGCACCATGACGCAGACCGGCATGGTGATGGGCACCCCGCAGTACCTCTCCCCGGAGCAGGCGCTCGGCAAGACCGTCGACCACCGCAGCGACCTGTACGCCACCGGGTGCCTGCTGTACGAACTGCTCACGCTGCGGCCGCCCTTCGTCGGCGAGACCCCGCTGTCCGTGGTCTACCAGCACGTGCAGGACGAGCCGCAGCTCCCGTCGCAGATGAGCGACCGGGTGCCGCCGGAGCTCGACGGCCTGGTGCTGCGCTCGCTCGCCAAGCAGCCCGAGGACCGGTTCCAGAACGCCGAGGAGATGCGCGCGCTGGTCGGGTACGCCCACCACACGCTCGTGCAGCAGGGCGGCTGGACCGGCGGCATGTGGAACACCGGCGCGGTCACCGCGGTCACGCCGCGCCCGACGGGCACCGCGCCCACCGTGGTCGCCCAGAGCGGCGGGCAGGCGCAGAGCGGCAACACCGCCGAGATCGGTCCGCTGCTCGGCGGGATCTCCGGGGTCGGCGGCGCCGACGACGTGCACGGCTACGGCGAGCGGCCGCCGTCGGGCGGGAGCCCCTGGGCCAAGCCGGTGCTCTTCGTGATCGCCGCGGTGCTGGCCATCGCGCTCGGCGTCTTCCTCGCGACCAGGGGCGGAGGCGACGACGGCGGCTCCACCACCGACCACACCACGCCGCCGAGCAGCGCGCAGCCCTCCGACCTGCCGACGGACGACGACACGGGCCTGCCGTCCGACGACTCCTCCGGCCAGGTGTCCGAGGAGCCGACCGAGTCCGGCGAGTCCAGCGACTCCCCGAGCGACGAGCCCTCGTCCACGCCCTCGACCACCGACACCACGACCACCACCACGCCGCCCGTCCACACCACCAAGCCGAGCACCCCGACCACGGCCCCCACCAAGCTGCCCACCACCCCGCCCACGGGCGGCAGCTCCAGCGGTGACACCAGCGGCACCGGGACGAGCAGCGGCACCACCGGGACCAGCAGCGGTGACTCCGCCGGCGCGGACGACGGCGGGGACCCGTCCGGCACCACCTGAGCCGGGCGGGGGCCGGGCACACCTGGGCCGGACGGGGGCTTGTCACCACCCGGGCCGGGCGGGGGCCCGGCACCCCGTCAGCCCGTGAAGGCAGCCCGGCACCCCGTGAAGGCGTCGCGGCACCCCGTCAGCCCGTGAAGGCGTCGCGGACCCGCGCGTACTCCTCGGTCCACCACACCGCCAGCGCGGACGCCGCCGGGAAGAGGGGGTCCGACCGCCGGTCGCGGTGCTGGTAGCGCCAGTGCAGCATCCAGAAGTCGTTCAGCCGCTCCCACCACACGCGGTGCACGGCGGCGGCCAGTTCGGTCCCGGCGATGCCGGCGGCCCGCCGGTACGCCCGGGCGTACCCGCGGATCTTCGCGAGGTCCAGCCGCCCGTCCGCGGGGTGGACGAAGAAGA encodes:
- a CDS encoding bacterial proteasome activator family protein, which translates into the protein MEMPNNERSPENAQNPQVLVVGPDGMALGGALGEGEEPREIPVTEMVEQPAKVMRIGSMIKQLLEEVRAAPLDEASRVRLKEIHASSVKELEAGLAPELVEELERLSLPFTNESVPSEAELRIAQAQLVGWLEGLFHGIQTALFAQQMAARAQLEQMRRALPPGAAGHDEEPQGPAGRSGGPYL
- a CDS encoding Stk1 family PASTA domain-containing Ser/Thr kinase, with the translated sequence MSGDATQGGFTGRSVGGGRYVLRDLLGQGGMASVHLAHDTVLDRPVAVKTLHTNLGTEQSFRERFRREAQSVAKLNHTNIVSVFDSGEDTIDGQVVPYIVMEYVEGQPLGDVLAADVARFGAMPADKALKVTGDVLAALAVSHEMGLVHRDIKPGNVMVTKRGVVKVMDFGIARAMQSGVTSMTQTGMVVGTPQYLSPEQALGRGVDERSDLYSVGCMLFELLTGRLPFDADSPLAMAYQHVQETPPVPSSVNQALGPAIDALIARALRKNPAERFPTADVMHDEIDRVLSATQSGAMPVITGNPMGGNRGEGVAQSVFPAQPGQVRTPQPQVRTPYAPTPQPQGYGPTSPPPSAYGYPQQGARTPPPTPAYNLAPAPVPQQHPMNGPGGPGGGIGAPNGGRGGGRSNTPMVVGVVVAVVAIAVIIGVVVAMTGGGDSGGGTTADHTTTPAERTTSSASASASATDDVVQGDQTRTIETDECTDAHNDFINPDKPDVATMPDFHTDYVDSVVACMNAAGWKYTIKHTNEQLWGKGSVTSQSPSADDDYDPKTDGPVTIWVSTGKSSD
- a CDS encoding protein kinase domain-containing protein, giving the protein MDGRRGLMVDPNETAAGIGASEAAGPWGPGAVIGDGRYRLTGRLGRGGMAEVFAAEDVRLGRTVAVKLLRSDLAEDQVARARFTREAQSVAGLNHHAVVAVYDSGEDVTRTGTVPYIVMELVEGHTIKELLTGPTPPPVDQALLIVSGVLDALAYSHQHGIVHRDIKPANVIITSTGAVKVMDFGIARALHGAASTMTQTGMVMGTPQYLSPEQALGKTVDHRSDLYATGCLLYELLTLRPPFVGETPLSVVYQHVQDEPQLPSQMSDRVPPELDGLVLRSLAKQPEDRFQNAEEMRALVGYAHHTLVQQGGWTGGMWNTGAVTAVTPRPTGTAPTVVAQSGGQAQSGNTAEIGPLLGGISGVGGADDVHGYGERPPSGGSPWAKPVLFVIAAVLAIALGVFLATRGGGDDGGSTTDHTTPPSSAQPSDLPTDDDTGLPSDDSSGQVSEEPTESGESSDSPSDEPSSTPSTTDTTTTTTPPVHTTKPSTPTTAPTKLPTTPPTGGSSSGDTSGTGTSSGTTGTSSGDSAGADDGGDPSGTT